A window of the Rhizobium brockwellii genome harbors these coding sequences:
- the gltB gene encoding glutamate synthase large subunit, with the protein MMTKTPSMEVDRFAAEELRATANISKSASGLPKKQGLYDPRNEHDACGVGFVAHMKGQKSHQIVKDGLFILENLTHRGAVGADPLMGDGAGILVQIPDRFFREEMAEQGITLPPVGEYGVGHIFMPRDEKQIEHFKKVIKDVITEEGQVFIGFRDVPVDNSSLSKAPAIAATEPHHVQVFIGAGEDAENNDEFERRLFTLRKVISNRIYDEFDGEESNFYPVSLSSATVVYKGMFLAYQVGVYYRDLSDPRFESAVALVHQRFSTNTFPSWKLAHPYRMVAHNGEINTLRGNVNWMAARQASVSSPLFGEDISKLWPISYEGQSDTACFDNALEFLVRGGYSMAHAVMMLIPEAWAGNQSMAAERKAFYEYHAALMEPWDGPAAVAFTDGKQIGATLDRNGLRPARYLVTNDDRVIMASEAGVLPVPEEIIIQKWRLQPGKMLLIDMEEGRIISDDEVKSQLATAHPYRSWLNRTQLILEDLKPVEPRALRRDVSLLDRQQAFGYTLEDTRILMSPMATTGQEAIGSMGTDTPISAMSEKSKLLYTYFKQNFAQVTNPPIDPIREELVMSLVSFIGPRPNILDHEGAANAKRLEVRQPILTNGDLEKIRSIGHTEDRFDTKTLDFTYDIERGAEGMPEMLDRLCERAEAAVKGGYNIIVLSDRQIGPDRIAIPALLATAAVHHHLIRKGLRTSVGLVVETGEPREVHHFCLLAGYGAEAINPYLAFDTLLDMHAKGEFPKEVDATEIVYRYIKAVGKGILKVMSKMGISTYQSYCGAQIFDAIGLQSEFIDKYFFGTATMIEGVGLEAIAAETVARHTAAFGADPILATTLDIGGEYAYRMRGESHAWTPDAVAALQHAVRGNAEDRYQEFAEMVNNSALRMNTIRGLFKMKSAEALGRKPISIDEVEPAADIVRRFSTGAMSFGSISREAHTTLAIAMNRIGGKSNTGEGGEESDRYMPLADGSMNPERSAIKQIASGRFGVTTEYLVNADVLQIKVAQGAKPGEGGQLPGHKVDATVAKTRHSTPGVGLISPPPHHDIYSIEDLAQLIYDLKNVNPTADVSVKLVSEVGVGTVAAGVAKARADHITVAGFDGGTGASPLTSLKHAGSPWEIGLAETQQTLVLNGLRSRVALQVDGGLKTGRDVIIGALLGADEFGFATAPLIAAGCIMMRKCHLNTCPVGVATQDPVLRKRFKGAPEHVINYFFFVANEVREILASLGFTRLDEIIGASELLEKDEMLSHWKAKGLDFSRIFHKVDAPKEETFWTSRQKHPIDDILDRVLIEQAQPALTAKTPVAFEVGIKNVDRSVGAMLSGEVAKRYRHRGLKEDTINVTLRGTAGQSFGAFLARGVTFNLIGDGNDYVGKGLSGGKIIIRPPENSRIVAEDSIIVGNTVLYGATEGECYFRGVAGERFAVRNSGAIAIVEGVGDHGCEYMTGGVVVVLGATGRNFAAGMSGGVAYVLDETGDFASRCNMAMVELEPVPEEDDMLEKLHHHGGDLMHKGRVDVSGDMTRHDEERLYQLISNHLHYTGSARATEILDNWADYRPKFRKVMPVEYRRALEEMERSRMGIAAE; encoded by the coding sequence ATGATGACGAAGACGCCATCCATGGAAGTTGACCGGTTTGCTGCTGAAGAGCTGCGCGCGACGGCCAATATCTCCAAATCCGCCTCCGGCCTGCCGAAGAAACAGGGCCTCTACGATCCGCGCAACGAACATGATGCCTGCGGCGTCGGCTTCGTCGCGCATATGAAGGGCCAGAAGTCGCACCAAATCGTCAAGGATGGCCTGTTCATCCTCGAGAACCTGACGCATCGCGGCGCCGTCGGCGCCGATCCGCTGATGGGTGACGGCGCCGGCATCCTGGTGCAGATCCCCGACCGTTTCTTCCGCGAGGAGATGGCCGAGCAGGGCATCACCCTGCCGCCTGTCGGCGAATACGGCGTCGGCCATATCTTCATGCCGCGCGATGAAAAGCAGATCGAACACTTCAAGAAGGTGATCAAGGACGTCATCACCGAGGAAGGTCAGGTCTTCATCGGCTTCCGCGATGTGCCGGTCGATAATTCCTCGCTCTCCAAGGCGCCGGCCATTGCCGCAACCGAGCCGCATCATGTGCAGGTCTTCATCGGCGCCGGCGAGGATGCCGAAAACAACGACGAGTTCGAGCGCCGGCTGTTCACGCTGCGCAAGGTAATCTCCAACCGCATCTATGACGAGTTCGACGGCGAAGAGAGCAATTTCTATCCGGTATCGCTGTCGTCGGCGACGGTGGTCTACAAGGGCATGTTCCTGGCCTATCAGGTCGGCGTCTATTACAGGGACCTGTCAGACCCGCGTTTCGAAAGCGCGGTCGCCCTGGTGCACCAGCGCTTCTCGACCAACACATTCCCGTCGTGGAAGCTCGCGCATCCCTATCGCATGGTCGCCCATAATGGCGAGATCAATACGCTGCGCGGCAACGTCAACTGGATGGCGGCGCGCCAGGCGTCGGTCTCCTCGCCGCTGTTCGGCGAGGATATCTCCAAGCTCTGGCCGATCTCCTACGAGGGGCAGTCGGACACCGCCTGCTTCGACAATGCACTCGAATTCTTGGTGCGCGGCGGTTATTCGATGGCGCATGCGGTAATGATGCTGATCCCGGAAGCCTGGGCCGGCAACCAGTCGATGGCCGCCGAACGCAAGGCCTTCTACGAATATCATGCCGCACTGATGGAGCCCTGGGACGGGCCGGCCGCGGTCGCCTTCACCGACGGCAAGCAGATCGGCGCGACGCTCGACCGCAACGGCCTGCGGCCGGCGCGCTACCTCGTCACCAATGATGATCGCGTCATCATGGCGTCCGAAGCCGGCGTGCTGCCGGTTCCGGAAGAGATCATCATCCAGAAGTGGCGCTTGCAGCCGGGCAAGATGCTGCTGATCGACATGGAAGAAGGCCGGATCATCTCAGACGACGAGGTGAAGTCGCAACTGGCGACGGCCCATCCCTATCGCAGCTGGCTCAACCGCACGCAGCTCATCCTCGAAGACCTGAAGCCGGTGGAACCGCGGGCGCTGCGCCGCGACGTGTCGCTGCTCGACCGCCAGCAGGCCTTCGGCTACACGCTCGAGGATACCCGCATCCTGATGTCGCCTATGGCGACAACGGGCCAGGAGGCGATCGGTTCGATGGGCACGGATACGCCGATCTCGGCCATGTCGGAAAAGTCGAAGCTGCTCTACACCTATTTCAAGCAGAACTTCGCGCAGGTCACCAATCCGCCGATCGACCCGATCCGCGAGGAACTGGTGATGAGCCTGGTTTCCTTCATCGGGCCGCGGCCGAACATTCTCGACCATGAGGGCGCGGCCAACGCCAAGCGGCTCGAAGTGCGCCAGCCGATCCTGACCAATGGCGATCTCGAAAAGATCCGCTCGATCGGTCATACCGAAGACCGTTTTGACACCAAGACGCTCGATTTCACCTATGATATCGAACGTGGCGCCGAAGGCATGCCCGAGATGCTCGACCGGCTCTGCGAGCGCGCGGAAGCGGCGGTCAAGGGCGGCTATAACATTATCGTGCTCTCCGACCGCCAGATCGGGCCGGACCGGATCGCGATTCCGGCACTGCTGGCAACGGCTGCCGTGCACCATCACCTGATCCGCAAGGGGCTTCGCACCTCGGTCGGCCTCGTCGTCGAGACCGGCGAACCGCGCGAAGTGCACCATTTTTGCCTGCTCGCCGGCTACGGCGCCGAGGCGATCAACCCGTATCTCGCCTTCGACACGCTGCTCGACATGCATGCCAAGGGCGAATTCCCGAAGGAAGTGGATGCCACCGAAATCGTCTACCGCTACATCAAGGCGGTCGGCAAAGGCATCCTCAAGGTCATGTCGAAGATGGGTATCTCGACCTATCAGTCTTATTGCGGCGCGCAGATTTTCGATGCGATCGGCCTGCAGTCGGAGTTCATCGACAAGTATTTCTTCGGAACCGCGACCATGATCGAAGGCGTTGGCCTCGAGGCAATCGCCGCTGAGACCGTCGCCCGCCACACCGCGGCCTTCGGCGCCGACCCGATCCTTGCGACGACGCTCGATATCGGCGGCGAGTATGCCTATCGCATGCGCGGCGAAAGCCATGCCTGGACGCCGGATGCGGTCGCCGCCCTTCAGCATGCCGTGCGCGGCAATGCCGAGGACCGTTACCAGGAATTCGCCGAGATGGTGAACAACTCGGCGCTGCGCATGAACACGATCCGCGGGCTCTTCAAGATGAAGAGCGCCGAGGCGCTCGGCCGCAAGCCGATATCGATCGACGAGGTCGAGCCGGCGGCTGATATCGTCAGGCGTTTCTCGACGGGGGCGATGTCGTTCGGCTCGATCTCAAGGGAGGCGCATACGACGCTGGCGATCGCCATGAACCGGATCGGTGGCAAGTCGAACACCGGCGAGGGCGGCGAGGAATCCGACCGCTACATGCCGCTGGCCGATGGTTCGATGAACCCGGAACGTTCGGCGATCAAGCAGATCGCGTCAGGCCGCTTCGGGGTGACCACCGAATATCTCGTCAATGCCGACGTGCTGCAGATCAAGGTGGCGCAAGGCGCCAAGCCTGGCGAAGGCGGTCAGCTGCCGGGTCACAAGGTTGACGCGACCGTTGCCAAGACCCGCCATTCGACGCCGGGTGTTGGCCTGATTTCGCCGCCGCCGCATCACGACATCTATTCCATCGAAGATCTGGCGCAGCTGATCTACGATCTGAAGAACGTCAACCCGACCGCCGACGTTTCGGTCAAGCTCGTCTCTGAAGTCGGCGTCGGCACGGTTGCCGCCGGTGTCGCCAAGGCACGCGCCGACCACATCACGGTCGCCGGCTTCGACGGCGGCACGGGTGCGTCGCCGCTGACGTCGCTCAAACATGCCGGCAGCCCTTGGGAAATCGGCCTTGCCGAGACCCAGCAGACGCTGGTGCTGAACGGGCTGCGCTCGCGCGTTGCCCTGCAGGTGGACGGCGGGCTGAAGACCGGCCGCGACGTCATTATCGGGGCGCTGCTTGGAGCCGACGAGTTCGGCTTTGCCACCGCGCCGCTGATTGCCGCCGGCTGCATCATGATGCGCAAGTGCCATCTCAACACCTGTCCTGTTGGTGTGGCGACCCAGGATCCGGTGCTGCGCAAGCGCTTCAAGGGCGCGCCGGAGCACGTCATCAACTATTTCTTCTTCGTCGCCAACGAAGTGCGCGAAATCCTCGCCTCACTCGGGTTCACCCGGCTTGACGAGATCATCGGCGCCTCGGAGCTGCTGGAGAAGGACGAGATGCTGTCGCACTGGAAGGCGAAGGGCCTTGATTTCAGCCGTATCTTCCACAAGGTTGACGCTCCCAAGGAAGAGACCTTCTGGACGAGCCGGCAGAAGCACCCGATCGACGACATTCTCGACCGCGTGCTGATCGAACAGGCGCAGCCGGCACTGACGGCCAAGACACCCGTCGCCTTCGAGGTCGGCATCAAGAACGTCGACCGTTCGGTGGGCGCGATGCTTTCCGGCGAGGTCGCCAAGCGTTATCGCCATCGCGGTCTGAAGGAAGACACGATCAACGTGACACTTCGCGGCACGGCAGGTCAGAGCTTCGGCGCCTTCCTGGCGCGCGGCGTCACCTTCAACCTGATCGGCGACGGCAACGACTATGTCGGCAAGGGCCTTTCAGGCGGCAAGATCATCATCCGGCCGCCGGAGAATTCGAGGATCGTGGCCGAGGACTCCATCATCGTCGGTAACACCGTGCTTTATGGTGCGACCGAGGGCGAGTGCTATTTCCGCGGTGTGGCGGGCGAACGTTTCGCCGTGCGCAATTCGGGCGCGATCGCCATCGTCGAGGGTGTCGGCGACCATGGCTGCGAATACATGACCGGCGGCGTCGTCGTCGTGCTCGGCGCCACGGGGCGCAACTTCGCGGCCGGCATGTCCGGCGGTGTTGCCTATGTACTCGATGAAACCGGTGATTTCGCCAGCCGCTGCAACATGGCAATGGTCGAGCTCGAGCCGGTGCCCGAGGAGGACGACATGCTGGAGAAGCTGCATCATCACGGCGGTGACCTCATGCACAAGGGACGCGTCGACGTCTCTGGCGACATGACGCGCCATGACGAGGAGCGCCTCTACCAGCTGATCTCCAACCATCTGCATTATACGGGCTCGGCCCGCGCCACTGAGATTCTCGACAACTGGGCCGACTATCGTCCGAAATTCCGCAAGGTCATGCCGGTCGAATACCGTCGGGCGCTCGAGGAAATGGAGCGCAGTCGGATGGGCATCGCCGCGGAATAA
- a CDS encoding threonine aldolase family protein produces the protein MFFASDNWAGAHKSIAERLLTESTGFAAAYGAGDLDRKVEARFSEIFEREVSIFFVATGTAANSLSLASVQRPGGITFCHSEAHVIEDECGAPEFFSGAARLVAVDGEAGKIDPAKLSAKIASFPEDAVHHGRASAVTITQATEIGTVYSLPEIGEIAAISRKRNLPLHMDGARFANALVALGATPAEMTWKRGVDMLSFGGTKNGCWCAEAIVFFNPDQAREMPFIRKRAAQLFSKSRFIAAQFDAYFEDGLWLDLARHSNGMADRLRSGIGTSNSARLAWPTASNEVFAVVSKSAAKIAEEKGAKFYEWPVPAATPELVSESETLIRLVTSFATTEADVDGFLKCLAA, from the coding sequence ATGTTCTTTGCTTCCGATAACTGGGCCGGCGCCCACAAATCCATTGCCGAACGTCTGCTGACGGAATCGACCGGCTTTGCCGCCGCCTATGGCGCCGGCGATCTCGACAGAAAGGTCGAAGCCCGTTTTTCCGAGATCTTCGAGCGTGAGGTTTCGATCTTCTTCGTCGCCACCGGCACAGCCGCCAACTCGCTGTCGCTGGCAAGCGTCCAGCGCCCCGGCGGCATAACCTTCTGCCATTCGGAAGCCCATGTGATCGAGGACGAATGCGGTGCGCCGGAATTTTTCTCCGGCGCCGCCCGTCTCGTTGCCGTTGACGGCGAAGCCGGCAAGATCGACCCGGCGAAGCTTTCGGCGAAGATCGCAAGCTTTCCCGAGGACGCCGTCCATCACGGCCGCGCCAGCGCCGTGACCATCACCCAGGCGACCGAGATCGGCACCGTCTATTCCCTGCCGGAGATCGGCGAGATCGCCGCCATATCAAGGAAACGCAATCTGCCGCTCCACATGGATGGCGCCCGCTTCGCCAACGCCCTGGTCGCACTCGGCGCCACCCCGGCCGAGATGACCTGGAAGCGCGGCGTCGACATGCTGTCCTTCGGCGGCACCAAGAACGGCTGCTGGTGTGCCGAAGCGATCGTCTTCTTCAATCCGGATCAAGCCCGGGAAATGCCGTTCATCCGCAAGCGCGCCGCCCAGCTCTTCTCCAAGTCGCGTTTCATCGCCGCCCAGTTCGATGCCTATTTCGAAGATGGCCTCTGGCTCGATCTCGCCCGCCATTCGAACGGCATGGCCGACCGGCTGCGCTCCGGCATCGGCACGAGCAACTCGGCTCGCCTGGCCTGGCCGACCGCATCCAACGAAGTTTTTGCCGTCGTCAGCAAAAGTGCCGCAAAAATTGCGGAGGAAAAGGGCGCGAAATTTTACGAATGGCCAGTCCCGGCGGCAACGCCCGAACTTGTTTCCGAAAGCGAAACCCTGATCCGTCTCGTCACCAGTTTCGCGACGACCGAAGCTGATGTCGATGGCTTCTTGAAGTGCCTGGCCGCCTGA
- a CDS encoding LysR substrate-binding domain-containing protein, producing MLDLSQLRSFVTVEQMGSFTLAAERLGLGQSTVSQHIQRLETTLGRRLLARDTHKVMLTGDGEALLSHARAMLSIEGQVQSLFKSNSLRGSLRLGVSEDFVTSQLPAVLEDFVRSHPSVDLELTVALSGVLYEMQDNGEIDLVLAKRRLGDARGKLVYREPLVWLARDPERVLASGPLPLIAFPPPSVTRVIALEALGRNGVPWRIVCTCGSLSGLTAAARAGMGVLVQPRSMAPSGLKEIAAGKLPVLEDVEFVLVPRKGADQALVSALSEDILQKVRGLRSA from the coding sequence ATGTTGGACCTTTCGCAATTGCGCAGTTTCGTTACCGTCGAACAGATGGGCAGTTTCACGCTCGCCGCAGAAAGGCTCGGCCTCGGGCAGTCGACGGTCAGCCAGCACATCCAGCGGCTGGAGACGACGCTCGGGCGCAGGCTGCTGGCGCGCGACACCCATAAGGTGATGTTGACCGGCGATGGCGAGGCGCTGCTGTCGCATGCGCGTGCCATGCTTTCGATCGAGGGGCAGGTCCAGTCGCTGTTTAAGAGCAACAGCCTGCGCGGCAGTCTGCGGCTCGGCGTATCGGAGGATTTCGTCACCAGCCAGCTGCCGGCGGTGCTGGAGGATTTCGTGCGTTCGCACCCCTCGGTCGACCTCGAACTGACGGTTGCGCTTTCCGGCGTTCTTTACGAGATGCAGGACAATGGCGAGATCGATCTGGTGCTTGCCAAGCGCCGGCTCGGCGATGCGCGCGGAAAACTCGTCTATCGAGAGCCGCTCGTTTGGCTGGCACGCGATCCCGAGCGCGTGCTTGCCTCCGGCCCTTTGCCGCTGATCGCCTTTCCGCCGCCGAGCGTCACCCGGGTGATCGCGCTCGAAGCACTCGGGCGAAACGGGGTGCCGTGGAGGATCGTCTGCACCTGCGGCAGCCTGAGCGGGCTGACGGCGGCGGCGCGAGCCGGGATGGGCGTGCTGGTGCAACCGCGCAGCATGGCGCCGTCCGGCCTGAAGGAGATCGCTGCGGGAAAACTTCCGGTGCTGGAAGATGTGGAATTCGTGCTGGTGCCGCGTAAGGGCGCGGACCAAGCTCTGGTCTCGGCACTATCCGAGGATATTCTGCAAAAGGTGAGGGGATTGCGGTCGGCGTGA
- a CDS encoding bile acid:sodium symporter family protein: MRRFLPDTFTILLVCTVILASLLPARGTFADYFGIATDLAIALLFFLHGARLSRDVVIAGLLHWRLHIVILLTTFGIFPLLGMALGLIPDTILPQPLYLGILFLCVLPSTVQSSIAFTSMAGGNVPAAICSASASNIFGMFLTPLLVGLLFSVGGHGGFSFDALEQILLQLLAPFIVGQILQPWIGDWIRAKKKILMPVDRGSILMVVYLAFSTAVVEGLWHTFSIADIAVVIVADMVLLAIVLVLTMFGSRWLGFNKADQITITFCGSKKSLASGVPMANVIFAGQSIGAIVLPLMLFHQIQLMVCAVIAQKYAAAAARRATDKEIDEATSPA; this comes from the coding sequence ATGCGCCGCTTTCTGCCCGATACATTCACCATCCTGCTTGTCTGCACCGTCATCCTCGCCTCGTTGCTGCCGGCGCGCGGCACATTCGCGGATTATTTCGGCATCGCCACCGATCTTGCCATCGCGCTTCTGTTCTTCCTGCATGGCGCCCGCCTGTCGCGCGACGTGGTCATCGCAGGCTTGCTGCACTGGCGCCTGCATATCGTCATCCTGCTGACGACCTTCGGCATCTTCCCGTTGCTCGGCATGGCACTCGGGCTGATCCCCGACACGATCCTGCCGCAGCCGCTTTATCTCGGCATCCTCTTCCTCTGCGTGCTGCCGTCGACGGTGCAGTCGTCGATCGCCTTCACCTCGATGGCGGGCGGCAACGTGCCCGCCGCCATCTGCTCGGCCTCGGCATCCAACATCTTCGGTATGTTCCTGACGCCGCTGCTCGTCGGCCTGCTGTTTTCCGTCGGCGGCCATGGCGGCTTCTCCTTTGACGCGTTGGAGCAGATCCTGCTGCAGCTGCTTGCCCCCTTCATCGTCGGCCAGATCCTGCAGCCCTGGATCGGCGACTGGATCCGCGCCAAGAAGAAGATCCTGATGCCTGTCGACCGCGGCTCGATCCTGATGGTCGTCTATCTCGCCTTCAGCACGGCGGTGGTGGAAGGGCTGTGGCACACCTTCTCGATCGCCGATATCGCCGTCGTCATCGTCGCCGACATGGTCCTGCTGGCAATTGTCCTGGTTCTGACGATGTTCGGCAGCCGCTGGCTGGGCTTCAACAAGGCCGACCAGATCACCATCACCTTCTGCGGCTCGAAGAAGAGCCTCGCAAGCGGCGTGCCGATGGCCAACGTCATCTTCGCCGGCCAGTCGATCGGCGCGATCGTGCTTCCGCTGATGCTGTTCCACCAGATCCAGCTGATGGTCTGCGCCGTCATCGCCCAGAAATACGCCGCCGCCGCGGCCCGCCGCGCAACGGACAAGGAAATCGACGAGGCAACCAGCCCGGCCTGA
- a CDS encoding Hsp20 family protein: MRHVDFSPLYRSTVGFDRLFTMLDSLAQPEQAQTYPPYNIERTGENTYRITMAVAGFDETELSIEAHALVLSVKGEKNEEPAESGEFLYRGIAKRAFERRFQLADHVEVTAASLKNGLLHIDLLRNIPEAMKPRKIAIAAEPVEAPKAIEAQIIDG; this comes from the coding sequence ATGCGTCACGTAGACTTCTCTCCCCTTTATCGTTCGACCGTCGGTTTCGACCGGCTCTTCACCATGCTCGACAGCCTTGCCCAGCCGGAGCAGGCGCAGACCTATCCGCCCTATAATATCGAGCGCACCGGTGAAAACACCTATCGCATCACCATGGCCGTTGCCGGTTTCGACGAGACCGAACTTTCGATCGAAGCCCATGCCCTTGTGCTGTCCGTGAAGGGTGAAAAGAACGAGGAACCTGCCGAAAGCGGCGAATTCCTCTACCGCGGCATTGCCAAGCGCGCCTTCGAGCGCCGCTTCCAGCTCGCCGACCATGTCGAGGTGACCGCCGCTTCGCTGAAGAACGGCCTTCTGCACATCGACCTTCTGCGCAATATTCCCGAGGCCATGAAGCCCCGCAAGATCGCGATTGCCGCAGAACCGGTCGAGGCTCCGAAGGCCATCGAGGCGCAGATCATCGACGGCTAA
- a CDS encoding alpha/beta fold hydrolase, whose translation MDQVLYSTPDNPAPENRTEGFFETHDGHQLRYAVFRSSGQIAKGTVVILHGRNEYIEKYFETIRDLTGKGLWVATFDMRGQGGSPRLLKSRNHGHIRRFADYERDLDTFLEKVVLPDTRLPFYLLAHSTGGLIALSAAPYLTTRIDRMVLSAPFIGLTGQSASPRVIRALAGTLTALGLGFLPLTSKLKEPNFSDNPLTSDEHRFERNVAMMKAHPELTLGPPTARWLIEAFRTMDRVTSPYHLFSITIPTIVIAPTRDGVVPYTAQERLSRYFRAGQLVPINGARHEIFQERDIYRAAALAAFHAFIPGSDAEENQDVAALGT comes from the coding sequence ATGGATCAGGTTCTCTATTCGACGCCCGATAATCCCGCCCCGGAAAACCGCACGGAGGGGTTCTTCGAAACCCATGACGGCCACCAGCTGCGATACGCCGTCTTCCGCTCGAGCGGCCAGATTGCCAAGGGCACCGTCGTCATCCTGCACGGCCGAAACGAATATATCGAGAAATATTTCGAGACGATCCGCGACCTGACGGGCAAAGGACTCTGGGTCGCGACCTTCGATATGCGCGGCCAGGGCGGCTCGCCCCGGCTCCTGAAGAGCCGCAACCATGGCCACATCCGCCGCTTTGCCGATTACGAGCGTGATCTCGACACCTTCCTCGAAAAGGTGGTGCTGCCGGATACCCGCCTGCCCTTCTATCTGCTCGCCCATTCCACCGGCGGCCTGATCGCGCTGTCGGCCGCGCCCTATCTCACCACCCGTATCGATCGCATGGTGCTGTCGGCGCCCTTCATCGGCCTGACCGGCCAGTCGGCCTCGCCCCGCGTCATCCGCGCTCTCGCCGGCACGCTGACGGCCCTCGGCCTCGGCTTCCTGCCGCTGACCTCCAAGCTGAAGGAGCCGAACTTCAGCGACAATCCGCTGACCTCGGACGAACACCGTTTCGAGCGCAATGTCGCAATGATGAAGGCTCATCCGGAACTGACGCTCGGGCCGCCGACAGCCCGCTGGCTGATCGAGGCCTTTCGCACGATGGACCGGGTCACCTCGCCCTACCATCTCTTCTCGATCACCATCCCGACCATCGTTATCGCCCCGACGCGTGACGGTGTCGTGCCCTACACGGCGCAGGAGCGGCTTTCGCGTTATTTCCGCGCCGGTCAATTGGTGCCGATCAACGGCGCCCGTCACGAGATCTTCCAAGAACGGGATATCTACCGCGCCGCCGCCCTTGCCGCTTTCCACGCCTTCATTCCCGGCAGCGATGCCGAAGAAAACCAGGACGTCGCCGCCCTCGGCACGTAG
- the hisN gene encoding histidinol-phosphatase: MFPDRSFFNRLAEAARAETLPRFRSGLDVTNKLSSGFDPVTEGDRAAELAIRALIEENFPGHGILGEEHGNVGLDREYVWVIDPIDGTRAFISGVPVWGTLIGLQKDGRAIMGMIEQPFTGERYFADQNGSIYTGPEGERRLATRQCDALSNAILFTTSPHLFAGEEMEKYREIESQVRLFRYGCDCYAYALLAAGHIDLVVENSLKPYDVGGIIPVIEGAGGIITTWDGGRPENGGSIIAAGSRAVYEQAIAILQR, translated from the coding sequence ATGTTTCCTGACCGTTCGTTCTTCAACCGCCTGGCGGAGGCCGCCCGAGCCGAGACGCTTCCGCGCTTCCGCTCCGGCCTCGATGTCACGAACAAGCTTTCCTCCGGTTTCGACCCGGTGACGGAGGGCGACCGGGCGGCCGAACTCGCCATCCGGGCGCTGATCGAGGAGAATTTCCCTGGCCACGGCATTCTCGGCGAGGAACATGGCAATGTCGGGCTCGACCGCGAATATGTCTGGGTGATCGATCCGATCGACGGCACACGCGCCTTCATCTCCGGTGTGCCGGTATGGGGAACGCTGATCGGCCTGCAGAAAGATGGCAGGGCGATCATGGGCATGATCGAACAACCCTTTACCGGCGAGCGTTATTTCGCCGATCAGAACGGCTCGATCTATACCGGGCCGGAGGGCGAGCGGCGCCTGGCGACGCGCCAGTGCGACGCGCTTTCGAACGCCATCCTGTTCACCACCTCGCCGCATCTCTTTGCCGGCGAGGAGATGGAGAAATACCGCGAGATCGAGAGCCAGGTGCGGCTCTTCCGCTACGGCTGCGACTGCTATGCCTATGCGCTGCTTGCCGCCGGCCATATCGATCTGGTCGTCGAAAACAGCCTGAAACCCTATGACGTCGGCGGCATCATTCCCGTCATCGAGGGGGCCGGCGGCATCATCACCACCTGGGACGGCGGACGGCCGGAAAACGGCGGCTCGATCATCGCTGCCGGCAGCCGGGCAGTCTACGAACAGGCAATCGCCATCCTGCAGCGCTGA
- a CDS encoding N-formylglutamate amidohydrolase, which produces MPEIREYELFEVHEPVSQTIPFVYNSPHSGRIYPPEFIAQSRLEGIAIRRSEDHYVDELFGSAVALGAPLLAANFPRAYLDVNREPYELDPRMFDGLLPPYANVNSLRVAGGLGTIPRIVAENMEIYARRLPVQEGLDRVEAVYKPYHAALRRLIARTHVQFGFGVLIDCHSMPGNVRVAGSTARPDFIIGDRYGTSASAELSRAAIAILEEMGFAAIRNKPYAGGFITEHYGRPSRGLHALQIEVNRAIYVDELTLEKREDFAAVADAVTDFMQQMAEYVEKFAGERALAAE; this is translated from the coding sequence ACGCGAATACGAGCTTTTTGAGGTCCATGAGCCCGTGTCGCAGACCATTCCCTTCGTCTACAACTCCCCCCATAGCGGCCGCATTTATCCACCGGAATTTATCGCCCAGTCCAGGCTGGAAGGCATCGCCATCCGCCGTTCCGAGGATCACTATGTAGACGAGCTCTTCGGCTCGGCCGTCGCACTCGGCGCGCCGTTGCTGGCAGCCAACTTCCCGCGCGCCTATCTCGACGTCAATCGCGAGCCTTACGAGCTCGATCCGCGGATGTTCGACGGGTTGCTGCCGCCCTATGCCAATGTCAATTCGCTCAGGGTCGCCGGCGGGCTCGGCACCATTCCGCGCATCGTCGCCGAGAACATGGAGATCTATGCGCGGCGCCTGCCGGTGCAGGAGGGGCTCGACCGCGTCGAAGCGGTCTACAAACCCTATCATGCGGCGCTCCGCCGTCTGATCGCGCGAACGCATGTACAGTTCGGCTTCGGCGTGTTGATCGACTGCCACTCGATGCCCGGCAATGTGCGCGTTGCCGGCAGCACTGCGCGACCTGATTTCATCATTGGTGATCGCTACGGCACCAGCGCTTCGGCTGAACTTTCGCGCGCCGCCATCGCCATCCTCGAGGAAATGGGCTTCGCTGCGATCCGCAACAAGCCCTATGCCGGCGGCTTCATCACCGAACATTACGGCCGCCCCTCGCGCGGCCTGCACGCGCTGCAGATCGAGGTGAACCGGGCGATCTATGTCGACGAGCTGACGCTGGAGAAGCGCGAGGATTTCGCTGCAGTGGCCGACGCCGTCACGGACTTCATGCAGCAGATGGCGGAGTATGTCGAGAAATTTGCCGGCGAGCGGGCGCTGGCCGCCGAATAG